In Pseudomonas nunensis, a single window of DNA contains:
- a CDS encoding M10 family metallopeptidase — MPTPLTYSFSFPSTLTGNTAVNSLLSGNYWLGANWSTNQSSTNLSYSFISESTSYFATNYSAKNEYTDAYELTKAQQSAVVSALSTWSAVANIKFTLTSDNATNVGDLRFGGYAQMDSDAAAWAYLPDNSPKAGDVWIGPATDEVNPSKGSYDYLTFVHEIGHAIGLKHPFSASASNPTILDASLDDVRFTVMSYNDSYAYQPTTPMLLDILAIQSLYGANMLWQTGNNVYKWAPDQSVYETIWDAGGNDGIDASNQLAAVTIDLNEGHFSQIGKAFLDLTTLTNFNQGLAIAYGTKIENAYGSSFDDVLIGNDLDNTLVGLAGADTMTGGAGNDTYYVDNAGDTVIETGTSLTEIDTVFAEIGYVLGANVENLTLLGSSNLYGIGNTLNNTIIGNSGNNFIDGGAGADTLIGGNGDDIYLVENAQDVIIETNAAGSGIDTVRASLNWALGANLENLELLGNANLNGNGNELNNVLTGNDGNNILDGLGGVDTMIGGAGNDIYVLDQFAELGLVQELANQGSDGLYITYGVSAQTNVVNLNLSNLQNIENVTFAGNGTFTVVGNSLNNSLLGNVGINALYGGAGSDYLDGGAGADFLYGGTGNDVYVVDNTDDKIIEAAGEGYDKVLSYANFVMSDNIEDGQLLGSANISLTGNALNNTLTGNAGGNVLDGGAGADTLDGGAGNDTYFVDNIADVIIERGTSLTEIDTVYSLLSWTLGANLENLTLRGHEYLYAIGNTLNNTIIGNSGNNFIDGGAGADTLIGGNGDDIYLVENAQDVIIETNAAGSGIDTVRASLNWALGANLENLELLGNANLNGNGNELNNVLTGNDGDNILDGLGGVDTMIGGAGNDVYVLDQFAELGLVQELANQGSDGLYITYGVSAQTNVVNLNLSNLQNIENVTFAGDGTFTVVGNSLNNSLLGNVGINALYGGAGSDYLDGGAGADFMYGGTGNDVYVVDNTGDKVIEAADEGYDKVLSYASFTLSDNVEEGQLLGTSSVRLYGNSLNNVLTGNSGNNSLDGGMGTDILTGGAGADKFIFSAVNEIGLGANRDVITDFNSSQGDKIDLSWFDSNLLVPGNSTFSFIGANEFSGAGQLRFVDHILSGNVSGNAGPDFEIQLVGVDSFSANNLATWSV; from the coding sequence ATGCCTACGCCACTCACTTACTCCTTCAGCTTTCCGTCGACACTCACTGGCAACACGGCAGTCAACAGCCTGTTATCGGGCAATTACTGGTTAGGTGCCAACTGGAGCACGAATCAGTCTTCGACCAATCTCAGCTACAGTTTCATTTCGGAAAGCACTTCGTATTTCGCCACTAACTACAGTGCCAAGAACGAGTACACCGACGCTTATGAGTTGACGAAGGCACAGCAAAGCGCAGTCGTCAGCGCCTTGAGTACCTGGAGCGCGGTCGCCAACATCAAGTTCACACTGACCAGCGATAACGCGACAAATGTCGGCGACTTGCGCTTCGGTGGTTATGCGCAGATGGATAGCGATGCGGCGGCTTGGGCGTATCTTCCCGATAACTCGCCCAAAGCGGGTGACGTATGGATCGGCCCGGCCACGGACGAAGTGAACCCGAGCAAAGGTTCTTACGACTACCTGACATTTGTGCATGAAATCGGCCATGCAATCGGCCTCAAACATCCATTTTCAGCGTCGGCGAGCAACCCGACGATCCTCGACGCATCACTGGACGATGTGCGATTCACGGTCATGAGTTACAACGACTCGTATGCGTACCAGCCTACGACCCCCATGTTGCTGGATATTCTCGCGATCCAGAGCTTGTACGGTGCCAATATGCTTTGGCAGACCGGTAACAACGTCTACAAGTGGGCACCTGACCAATCGGTGTACGAAACAATCTGGGATGCGGGAGGTAACGACGGCATTGATGCCAGCAACCAACTGGCGGCTGTCACCATCGATCTCAACGAAGGCCATTTCAGCCAGATAGGCAAAGCTTTTCTCGACCTTACGACCCTGACTAACTTCAATCAGGGTTTGGCGATTGCCTACGGCACAAAAATTGAAAATGCCTACGGTTCCTCCTTTGACGACGTGCTGATCGGCAACGACCTGGACAATACCCTGGTCGGATTGGCCGGTGCCGACACCATGACCGGTGGCGCAGGAAACGACACTTATTACGTCGACAACGCGGGCGATACAGTCATCGAGACAGGTACTTCGCTGACAGAGATCGATACAGTCTTCGCTGAAATCGGCTATGTACTGGGCGCCAACGTTGAAAACCTCACGCTGTTGGGCAGCAGCAATCTGTACGGTATCGGCAACACACTGAACAACACGATCATCGGTAACTCGGGGAATAACTTCATCGATGGCGGCGCCGGCGCCGACACGCTGATCGGTGGTAACGGTGATGATATCTACCTGGTCGAGAACGCCCAGGATGTGATCATCGAAACCAACGCTGCGGGCAGCGGGATCGATACCGTACGAGCTTCGTTGAACTGGGCCCTGGGCGCCAACCTGGAAAACCTGGAGCTGTTGGGTAACGCGAACCTCAATGGCAATGGCAACGAACTGAACAACGTCCTGACCGGCAACGATGGCAACAACATCCTCGACGGCCTGGGTGGCGTAGATACGATGATCGGTGGCGCCGGCAACGACATCTACGTCCTCGACCAGTTCGCCGAACTCGGCCTGGTCCAGGAGCTCGCCAATCAGGGCAGCGATGGTCTGTACATCACCTACGGGGTGAGCGCGCAGACCAACGTCGTCAACCTGAACCTGAGCAACCTGCAGAACATCGAAAACGTCACCTTCGCCGGTAACGGAACCTTCACCGTGGTAGGCAATAGCCTGAACAACAGTCTGTTGGGCAACGTCGGGATCAACGCGTTGTACGGCGGCGCGGGTAGCGACTACCTCGACGGCGGGGCTGGCGCCGACTTCCTGTATGGCGGCACTGGCAACGACGTCTATGTGGTGGATAACACAGACGACAAAATCATCGAAGCGGCCGGCGAGGGATACGACAAAGTCCTCAGCTACGCCAATTTCGTGATGTCCGACAACATTGAAGATGGTCAGTTACTCGGCAGCGCAAATATCAGCCTGACCGGTAATGCATTGAACAACACATTGACCGGCAACGCGGGAGGCAACGTCCTCGATGGCGGTGCTGGTGCCGATACCCTGGATGGCGGTGCAGGCAACGACACTTATTTTGTCGACAACATCGCAGACGTCATTATCGAGCGTGGTACCTCGCTCACGGAAATCGACACTGTTTACTCGCTGCTGAGCTGGACCCTGGGCGCCAACCTGGAAAATCTCACGCTACGTGGCCATGAATATCTGTATGCCATCGGCAACACGCTGAACAACACGATCATCGGTAACTCGGGGAATAACTTCATCGATGGCGGCGCCGGCGCCGACACGTTGATCGGTGGTAACGGTGATGATATCTACCTGGTCGAGAACGCCCAGGATGTGATCATCGAAACCAACGCCGCGGGCAGCGGGATCGATACCGTACGAGCGTCGTTGAACTGGGCCCTGGGCGCCAACCTGGAAAACCTCGAGCTGTTGGGTAACGCGAACCTCAATGGCAATGGCAACGAACTGAACAACGTCCTGACCGGCAACGATGGCGACAACATCCTCGACGGCCTGGGTGGCGTAGATACGATGATTGGTGGCGCCGGCAACGATGTCTACGTCCTCGACCAGTTCGCCGAACTCGGCCTGGTCCAGGAGCTCGCCAATCAGGGCAGCGATGGTCTGTACATCACCTACGGGGTGAGCGCGCAGACCAACGTCGTCAACCTGAACCTGAGCAACCTGCAGAACATCGAAAACGTCACCTTCGCCGGTGACGGAACCTTCACCGTGGTAGGCAATAGCCTGAACAACAGTCTGTTGGGCAACGTCGGGATCAACGCGTTGTACGGCGGCGCGGGTAGCGACTACCTCGACGGCGGGGCTGGCGCCGACTTCATGTATGGCGGCACTGGCAACGACGTTTATGTGGTGGATAACACAGGCGATAAAGTCATCGAAGCGGCTGACGAGGGATACGACAAAGTCCTCAGCTACGCCTCATTCACCCTGTCGGACAATGTCGAAGAGGGTCAACTGCTCGGTACCAGCAGTGTGAGACTTTATGGCAACTCGCTGAATAACGTGCTCACAGGTAACTCGGGCAACAACAGTCTGGATGGCGGCATGGGCACTGATATTCTCACTGGCGGTGCGGGAGCGGACAAATTCATCTTCAGTGCTGTCAACGAGATCGGCCTTGGCGCCAACCGCGACGTCATCACTGATTTCAACAGCTCGCAAGGAGACAAAATCGACCTTTCCTGGTTCGATTCCAATCTTCTGGTCCCAGGCAACAGCACCTTCAGCTTCATCGGTGCGAATGAGTTCTCGGGTGCAGGACAATTGCGCTTCGTTGATCACATTCTCTCAGGCAACGTCAGCGGTAATGCCGGTCCGGACTTCGAAATCCAGCTGGTGGGGGTAGACAGCTTCAGCGCCAACAACCTGGCTACCTGGTCGGTTTGA
- a CDS encoding MBL fold metallo-hydrolase produces the protein MTIPSSALIRETFPVGPLQCNCTIIGDPVTKKAIVVDPGGNHELILARLDALGLKVVTIIHTHAHLDHFLASGQLKEKTGATLHLHKEDQFLWDNLEMQCQMFGVPYTPVPSPDRWLADDEELACGCGVAIHTPGHTPGSMSFWFSEAKLLIAGDTLFKRGVGRTDLWGGDQATIVRSIKQRLYTLDEEATVVTGHGPDTRLGDEMRENPFVRA, from the coding sequence ATGACCATTCCCAGTTCCGCACTCATCCGCGAAACCTTCCCCGTCGGCCCGCTCCAGTGCAACTGCACCATCATCGGCGACCCCGTCACCAAGAAAGCCATCGTCGTCGATCCCGGTGGCAATCACGAACTGATCCTTGCCCGTCTCGACGCCTTGGGCCTGAAGGTGGTAACCATCATCCACACCCACGCGCACCTCGATCACTTCCTGGCCTCCGGTCAGTTGAAGGAGAAAACCGGCGCGACCCTGCATCTGCACAAAGAAGATCAATTCCTCTGGGACAATCTGGAGATGCAATGCCAGATGTTCGGCGTGCCGTACACGCCGGTGCCGTCGCCGGATCGCTGGTTGGCCGATGACGAAGAACTGGCTTGCGGCTGTGGCGTGGCGATTCATACGCCGGGGCATACGCCAGGTTCCATGAGCTTTTGGTTTTCAGAGGCTAAGCTGCTGATTGCCGGTGACACGTTGTTCAAGCGTGGGGTAGGGCGCACGGATTTGTGGGGTGGCGATCAGGCGACCATCGTGCGGTCGATCAAGCAGCGGCTGTATACCCTCGACGAGGAAGCCACCGTGGTCACTGGCCATGGTCCTGATACGCGTCTGGGTGATGAAATGCGCGAGAACCCGTTTGTGCGGGCCTGA
- a CDS encoding OmpA family protein, translating to MFTKQRLIIVATAVALLSGCASPNPYDNQGQADGGSQGMSKTAKYGGLGALAGALAGAAIGHDNRGKGALIGAAVVGASAAGYGYYADQQEKKLRASMANTGVEVQRQGDQIKLIMPGNITFATDSANIASSFYQPLNNLAGSLKEFSQNQIEIVGYTDSTGARQHNMDLSQRRAQSVATYLTSQGVSGANLSARGAGPDNPIASNGDVNGRAQNRRVEVNLKAIPGQQYQQQGQPVQQYQ from the coding sequence ATGTTCACCAAGCAGCGTTTGATTATTGTCGCAACTGCTGTGGCCTTGTTGTCTGGCTGCGCTTCACCTAATCCTTATGACAATCAGGGACAGGCCGATGGCGGTTCCCAAGGCATGAGCAAAACCGCCAAGTACGGCGGCCTCGGCGCCCTGGCGGGTGCTTTGGCGGGTGCCGCGATCGGTCACGATAATCGTGGCAAGGGCGCACTGATTGGCGCTGCGGTGGTGGGGGCTTCCGCTGCCGGTTACGGCTACTACGCCGACCAGCAAGAGAAAAAGCTGCGGGCCAGCATGGCCAACACCGGGGTTGAAGTGCAGCGCCAGGGCGATCAGATCAAACTGATCATGCCGGGCAACATCACGTTCGCCACCGATTCGGCGAACATCGCCTCCAGCTTCTATCAGCCATTGAACAACCTGGCGGGCTCGCTCAAGGAGTTCAGCCAGAATCAGATCGAGATCGTCGGCTACACCGACAGCACCGGTGCCCGTCAGCACAACATGGACCTGTCTCAGCGTCGCGCCCAGAGCGTGGCGACTTACCTGACATCCCAAGGCGTCAGCGGTGCCAACCTGTCGGCCCGTGGCGCCGGCCCGGATAACCCGATTGCCAGCAACGGCGACGTCAATGGCCGGGCACAGAACCGCCGGGTCGAGGTCAACCTGAAGGCTATTCCGGGTCAGCAGTATCAGCAGCAGGGGCAGCCTGTTCAACAGTACCAGTAA
- a CDS encoding YhcB family protein, producing MEHSLLVWLLPTLALVVGVAIGFLVARLVPNAAPNRTQRQLDDIQERFDSYQNEVVTHFNSTATLVKKLTASYQDVQDHLAEGANRLALDEQTRQRLLAALHADATVAPRERLTPPRNQEPPRDYAPKAPNAPGMLDEHYGLKK from the coding sequence GTGGAACACTCGCTCTTAGTTTGGTTGTTGCCGACTCTTGCCCTGGTTGTGGGTGTCGCCATTGGATTCCTGGTCGCTCGTCTGGTGCCGAACGCCGCGCCTAACCGCACGCAACGTCAGCTGGATGATATTCAGGAACGTTTCGACAGTTATCAGAACGAGGTGGTTACCCACTTCAACAGCACCGCCACACTGGTCAAGAAACTGACTGCGAGCTATCAGGACGTGCAGGATCATCTCGCCGAGGGTGCCAATCGTCTGGCCCTGGACGAGCAGACTCGCCAACGCTTGCTGGCCGCCCTGCACGCCGACGCCACCGTGGCGCCACGGGAACGCCTGACGCCACCGCGCAATCAGGAGCCGCCTCGCGACTACGCGCCAAAAGCCCCGAACGCGCCGGGCATGCTCGATGAGCATTACGGCCTGAAGAAGTAA
- a CDS encoding alpha/beta hydrolase gives MRETPVVIDGPVGQLESLYLDNEQPRGIALICHPNPVQGGTMLNKVVSTLQRTARDAGLVTLRFNYRGVGTSAGSHDMGTGEVDDAQAAAEWLRAKHPELPLTLFGFSFGGFVAASLGGRLEAQGEQLKHLFMVAPAVMRLGDQDQLPQHGELTLIQPETDEVIDPQLVYDWSDKLDRPHELLKVAECGHFFHGKLTDLKDLILPRLSN, from the coding sequence ATGCGCGAAACCCCTGTAGTGATTGATGGCCCCGTCGGTCAACTGGAAAGTTTGTACCTGGATAACGAGCAGCCGCGCGGCATTGCGCTGATCTGCCATCCGAACCCGGTGCAGGGCGGCACCATGCTCAATAAAGTTGTGTCGACCTTGCAGCGCACCGCTCGCGACGCCGGTTTGGTGACCCTGCGTTTCAATTACCGTGGCGTTGGCACCAGCGCAGGCAGCCACGACATGGGCACCGGTGAAGTCGACGATGCCCAGGCGGCCGCCGAATGGCTGCGGGCCAAGCACCCGGAATTGCCGTTGACGCTGTTTGGTTTCTCTTTCGGTGGTTTTGTTGCTGCCAGCCTCGGCGGACGCCTGGAAGCGCAGGGCGAACAGCTGAAACATCTGTTCATGGTCGCGCCGGCGGTGATGCGCCTCGGCGATCAGGATCAACTGCCGCAACACGGCGAGCTGACCCTGATCCAGCCGGAAACCGACGAAGTCATCGATCCGCAGCTCGTCTACGACTGGTCCGACAAACTCGATCGCCCCCATGAGCTGCTGAAAGTGGCAGAATGCGGACACTTTTTTCATGGCAAGCTGACCGATCTCAAGGATCTGATCCTGCCGCGTCTTTCGAATTGA
- a CDS encoding tryptophan--tRNA ligase, whose protein sequence is MTTRTRILTGITTTGTPHLGNYAGAIRPAIVASRDSNADSFYFLADYHALIKCDDPLRIQRSRLEIAATWLAGGLDVDRVTFYRQSDIPEIPELTWLLTCVAAKGLLNRAHAYKASVDKNVETGEDPDAGITMGLYSYPVLMAADILMFNAHKVPVGRDQIQHVEMARDIGQRFNHLFGQGKEFFTMPEALIEESVATLPGLDGRKMSKSYDNTIPLFSSAKEMKDAISRIVTDSRAPGEAKDPDNSHLFTLFQAFATPAQSDEFRSELLQGLGWGEAKNRLFQLLDSELGESRERYHQLIERPADLEDMLQIGAKKARSVATPFLHELREAVGLRSFVAQTQVAATTKKKAAKAARFVSFREDDGSFRFRLLAADGEQLLLSRNFADGKTAGQVTKQLQAGQPLDVRSEDLSFSVWLEGECVGDSPAFADSAARDVAIDALRVALTPVQE, encoded by the coding sequence ATGACGACTCGTACCCGTATCCTCACCGGCATCACCACCACCGGCACGCCGCACCTGGGCAACTACGCCGGCGCCATCCGCCCGGCGATCGTCGCCAGCCGTGACAGCAATGCCGATTCGTTCTACTTCCTGGCCGACTACCACGCCCTGATCAAATGCGATGACCCGCTGCGCATCCAGCGCTCGCGTCTGGAAATCGCCGCGACCTGGCTGGCCGGTGGCCTCGACGTCGATCGCGTGACCTTCTATCGCCAGTCCGACATTCCGGAAATCCCTGAGCTGACCTGGCTGCTGACCTGCGTTGCCGCCAAGGGCCTGCTCAATCGCGCCCACGCCTACAAGGCCTCGGTGGACAAGAACGTCGAAACCGGCGAAGACCCGGATGCCGGCATCACCATGGGCTTGTACAGCTACCCGGTGCTGATGGCTGCGGACATCCTGATGTTCAACGCGCACAAAGTGCCGGTTGGTCGTGACCAGATCCAGCACGTGGAAATGGCCCGGGACATCGGACAGCGCTTCAACCACCTGTTTGGCCAGGGCAAAGAATTCTTCACCATGCCGGAGGCGCTGATCGAAGAAAGCGTCGCCACGCTGCCAGGCCTCGACGGTCGCAAGATGTCGAAAAGCTACGACAACACTATTCCGTTGTTCAGCAGCGCCAAAGAAATGAAGGACGCGATTTCGCGGATCGTCACCGACTCCCGTGCACCGGGCGAAGCGAAAGATCCAGACAACTCGCACCTGTTCACCCTGTTCCAGGCCTTCGCCACCCCGGCGCAGTCCGACGAATTCCGCAGCGAACTGCTGCAAGGCTTGGGTTGGGGCGAGGCGAAGAATCGTCTGTTCCAGTTGCTCGACAGCGAGCTGGGTGAATCTCGCGAGCGCTATCACCAGTTGATCGAACGTCCGGCGGACTTGGAAGACATGCTGCAGATCGGCGCGAAAAAGGCTCGCTCGGTGGCCACGCCGTTCCTTCACGAACTGCGCGAAGCGGTCGGCCTGCGTTCTTTCGTCGCCCAGACCCAAGTCGCTGCGACGACCAAGAAGAAAGCTGCGAAGGCTGCGCGTTTCGTCAGCTTCCGCGAAGACGACGGCAGTTTCCGCTTCCGTCTGCTGGCGGCCGATGGCGAGCAACTGCTGCTGTCGCGCAACTTTGCCGACGGCAAAACCGCCGGCCAGGTGACCAAGCAACTGCAAGCGGGCCAGCCTCTGGACGTGCGCAGCGAAGACCTGAGCTTCAGCGTCTGGCTGGAAGGCGAGTGCGTCGGCGACAGCCCGGCCTTCGCTGACAGCGCCGCTCGCGACGTCGCCATCGACGCCCTGCGCGTTGCGTTGACGCCGGTTCAGGAATAA
- the zapE gene encoding cell division protein ZapE, with protein sequence MTPLERYQADLKRPEFFHDAAQETAVRHLQRLYDDLVAASQSKPGLFGKLFGKKDQAPVKGLYFWGGVGRGKTYLVDTFFEALPFKEKVRTHFHRFMKRVHEEMKTLGGEKNPLTIIAKRFSDEARVICFDEFFVSDITDAMILGTLMEELFKNGVTLVATSNIVPDGLYKDGLQRARFLPAIALIKQNTDIVNVDSGVDYRLRHLEQAELFHFPLDEASHESLRKSFRALTPECTAAIENDVLMIENREIRALRTCDDVAWFDFRELCDGPRSQNDYIELGKIFHAVLLSGVEQMSVTTDDIARRFINMVDEFYDRNVKLIISAEVELKDLYTGGRLNFEFQRTLSRLLEMQSHEFLSRAHKP encoded by the coding sequence ATGACGCCCCTAGAACGATATCAAGCTGATCTGAAACGCCCGGAATTCTTCCATGACGCCGCGCAGGAAACTGCGGTGCGTCATTTGCAGCGCCTGTACGACGATCTGGTCGCGGCCTCGCAGAGCAAGCCGGGCCTGTTCGGCAAACTGTTTGGCAAAAAAGACCAGGCGCCGGTCAAGGGCCTGTACTTCTGGGGCGGCGTTGGCCGTGGCAAGACCTACCTGGTCGACACCTTCTTCGAAGCCCTGCCGTTCAAGGAAAAGGTGCGGACGCACTTCCACCGCTTCATGAAGCGTGTGCACGAAGAGATGAAGACCCTCGGTGGCGAGAAAAACCCGCTGACCATCATCGCCAAGCGCTTCTCCGACGAAGCCCGGGTGATCTGTTTCGATGAATTCTTCGTGTCTGATATCACCGACGCGATGATCCTCGGCACGTTGATGGAAGAACTGTTCAAGAACGGCGTGACCCTGGTCGCGACCTCGAACATCGTGCCGGACGGTTTGTACAAGGACGGCCTGCAACGTGCGCGCTTCCTGCCGGCCATCGCGCTGATCAAGCAGAACACCGACATCGTCAACGTCGACAGCGGCGTCGATTATCGTCTGCGTCACCTTGAACAAGCCGAGCTGTTCCACTTCCCGCTCGACGAAGCGTCCCACGAAAGCCTGCGCAAAAGCTTCCGTGCCCTGACGCCGGAATGCACGGCCGCCATCGAAAACGATGTGCTGATGATCGAAAACCGCGAAATCCGTGCCTTGCGCACCTGTGATGACGTGGCCTGGTTCGACTTCCGCGAATTGTGCGACGGCCCGCGCAGCCAGAACGATTACATCGAACTGGGTAAGATCTTCCACGCCGTGTTGCTCAGCGGTGTCGAGCAGATGAGCGTCACCACCGACGACATCGCCCGACGCTTTATCAACATGGTCGACGAGTTCTACGACCGTAACGTGAAGCTGATCATTTCTGCCGAAGTCGAGCTCAAAGACCTGTACACCGGCGGTCGCTTGAACTTCGAATTCCAGCGTACGCTGAGTCGTCTGCTGGAAATGCAGTCTCACGAATTCCTGTCACGGGCGCATAAGCCTTAG
- a CDS encoding GlxA family transcriptional regulator: protein MASLRYGKQLGHGLTPAFETRLVSPDGKPVNSFSDVIMPVDGGLENADIIILPAFWDDFETLCKRYPQVLPWLREQHARGAVLCGEATGVFWLAEAGLLNGKEATTYWRFFNAFAERYPQVHLNQDKHLTDADNLYCAGGTTSACDLYIYLIERFCGANVAQAVARDILYEVQRSYAPGRIGFGGQKLHQDVIILQIQHWLEEHFADKFRFEDVAREHGMSIRNFMRRFQTATGDKPLHYLQRLRIETAKGLLSGSRKSIKTISYEVGYDDASFFARLFRQHTELSPNQYRQQFQQAA, encoded by the coding sequence CTGGCCAGCCTGCGCTACGGCAAACAACTGGGCCACGGCCTGACACCGGCGTTCGAAACCCGGCTGGTCAGCCCCGACGGCAAACCGGTAAACAGCTTCAGCGATGTGATCATGCCGGTAGACGGCGGCCTGGAAAACGCTGACATCATCATCCTCCCGGCCTTCTGGGACGACTTCGAAACACTGTGCAAACGTTATCCACAGGTGCTGCCGTGGCTGCGTGAGCAACACGCTCGCGGCGCGGTGCTGTGCGGCGAAGCCACCGGGGTGTTCTGGCTGGCGGAAGCCGGGCTGCTCAACGGCAAGGAAGCGACCACTTACTGGCGCTTCTTCAACGCGTTCGCCGAGCGCTACCCGCAGGTTCACCTCAATCAGGACAAACACCTGACCGACGCGGACAACCTGTATTGCGCCGGCGGTACGACCTCGGCGTGCGACCTCTACATCTACTTGATCGAGCGTTTCTGCGGCGCCAACGTGGCCCAGGCCGTGGCCCGGGACATCCTCTACGAAGTGCAGCGCAGCTACGCACCGGGCCGGATCGGTTTCGGCGGGCAGAAGCTGCACCAGGACGTGATCATCCTGCAAATCCAGCACTGGCTCGAAGAACACTTTGCCGACAAGTTCCGCTTCGAAGACGTGGCCCGCGAACACGGCATGAGCATTCGCAACTTCATGCGCCGCTTCCAGACCGCCACCGGTGACAAGCCGTTGCACTACCTGCAACGCCTGCGTATCGAGACCGCCAAGGGCTTGTTATCCGGCAGCCGCAAGAGCATCAAGACCATCAGTTATGAGGTGGGTTACGACGATGCGAGCTTCTTTGCGCGGCTGTTCCGCCAGCACACTGAGTTATCGCCGAACCAGTATCGGCAGCAGTTTCAGCAGGCGGCCTGA
- a CDS encoding acyl-CoA dehydrogenase family protein, with protein sequence MIPRTLFSSEHELFRDSVRTFLEKEAVPFHGQWEKQGYIDRQLWNKAGEAGMLCSHLPEEYGGLGADFLYSAVVIEEVGRLGLTGIGFSLHSDIVAPYILHYGSEALKHKYLPKLVSGEMVTAIAMTEPGAGSDLQGVKTTAVLDGDEYVINGSKTFITNGFLADLVIVVAKTDPKAGAKGTSLFLVEANTPGFAKGKRLEKVGMKAQDTSELFFQDVRVPKENLLGQAGMGFAYLMQELPQERLTVAVGGLASAEAALQWTLDYTRERKAFGKAIADFQNTRFKLAEMATEIQIGRVFVDKCLELHLQGKLDVPTAAMAKYWGTDLQCKVLDECVQLHGGYGFMWEYPVARAWADARVQRIYAGTNEIMKEIIARSL encoded by the coding sequence ATGATTCCCAGAACCTTGTTCAGTTCCGAGCACGAACTCTTTCGCGACAGCGTGCGAACGTTCCTCGAAAAAGAGGCCGTGCCGTTCCATGGGCAATGGGAAAAACAGGGCTACATCGACCGTCAACTCTGGAACAAGGCGGGGGAGGCGGGGATGCTTTGTTCACACCTGCCGGAGGAATACGGCGGGCTGGGGGCGGACTTTCTCTACAGCGCGGTGGTGATCGAGGAGGTCGGTCGTCTCGGCTTGACCGGGATCGGTTTCTCGCTGCATTCGGACATCGTCGCGCCGTACATCCTGCATTACGGCAGCGAAGCGCTGAAACACAAATACCTGCCGAAACTGGTGTCTGGCGAGATGGTCACGGCGATTGCCATGACCGAGCCGGGCGCCGGCTCCGACCTGCAAGGGGTGAAAACCACCGCAGTGCTGGACGGTGATGAGTATGTGATCAACGGCTCGAAAACTTTCATCACCAACGGCTTTCTCGCAGACCTGGTGATCGTCGTCGCCAAGACCGATCCGAAGGCCGGCGCCAAGGGCACGAGCCTGTTTCTGGTGGAAGCCAACACGCCAGGCTTTGCCAAGGGCAAGCGCCTGGAAAAAGTCGGAATGAAGGCTCAGGACACGTCGGAATTGTTCTTCCAGGACGTACGCGTGCCAAAGGAAAACCTGTTGGGCCAGGCCGGGATGGGCTTCGCCTACCTGATGCAGGAATTGCCGCAAGAACGTCTGACCGTGGCTGTCGGCGGGCTTGCTTCGGCCGAAGCAGCGCTGCAATGGACGCTGGATTACACCCGCGAGCGCAAGGCGTTCGGCAAGGCGATTGCCGACTTCCAGAACACCCGCTTCAAACTGGCGGAAATGGCGACTGAAATTCAGATTGGCCGAGTGTTCGTCGACAAATGCCTGGAGCTGCACCTGCAAGGCAAGCTCGACGTGCCGACGGCGGCGATGGCGAAATACTGGGGCACGGACCTGCAATGCAAGGTGCTCGACGAATGCGTGCAGTTGCATGGCGGCTACGGGTTCATGTGGGAATACCCGGTGGCCCGGGCGTGGGCGGATGCGCGGGTACAGCGGATCTATGCTGGTACCAATGAGATCATGAAGGAGATTATTGCGCGGTCGCTTTGA